GGCAGCCCTCACCTTCAATCCCCCGGAAAACCTGCCACCGGAGGAGTACCGATCGCAACTCGCTGCCCTGGAACAGCAGGACAGTGACCTATCTGCCACCCTGGCTCGTCGCAGTGCTGTATTTCGAGTAGAAGCCGAACCCGTAGAGATTGCCGCAGTACAGGCCCAGATCCCAGCCGATGGGGTGCTGGTGGAATATGCCCGCTATCACCCCTTTGATGCTAAAGCTAATCCAGCTAACCGCTGGGGTGACCCTCGCTATGCGGCCTACCTCCTCTTCCCCAATGGCCGCATTGAAGCCATCGACCTGGGCGATGCCGCTGCCATTGACACTGCCGTGCAAGCCTTCACCACCCTGCTTCAAGACCCCCGCGCCGACCTACGGGGCGATCCCGCCACCATCATCACCGAGATTGACCCCGACCGGATTGAGACGGTGACCAGCACCCTGCAGGCCCTGGTGTTGGATCCGATTGCACCCTATTTAGAGGGCCGTGAGCATCTGCTGATCTCTCCCGACAGCCAGCTCAACCGCCTGCCCTTTGAGGCCCTGCAGACGGACGATGGTCGTTATCTGGTGGAGCAGTATCAAATCAGCTATCTCAACAGCGGTCGTGACCTGCTCAAATTCGACGTCCTAGATCCCAGCACAGCGCCCGCTGTCATTCTTGCCAATCCTGATTATGAGCAAGCCGCCCCTCGACTCCGCTCGGGGCTCGACTCGGTAACTGGAAGCTACCCGAGCGGAGTCGTTGGCGAAGCTGCTCCGAAGGAGCTAGAGAGCCGGGGCGAGCGGTCGTCGAGCGGAGTCGAGCGGTCGTCGAGCGGAGTCGAGACGAACCGCCGCTCCACCGATCTCAGCCAACTTCAGGTCGAACCGTTACCCGGCACCGCCGCCGAAGCCGGAGCCATCCAACCCCTACTCCCCAACGCCACCGTCCTCACCGAAGACCAGGCCACCGAAAACGTGCTCAAGACCGTGCAGGCTCCCCGCATTCTCCACATCGCCACCCACGGCTTCTTCTTAGAAGATCAACCCATTCCAGTCGCCGAGGAGAGTCGTGGCCTTAGCCTGGCCGCGGCTGACGGGCTGCGGGCACTGCCCCGCTTAACGGCCCCGGTGGAAAATCCCCTGCTGCGCTCGGGTCTGGCCCTGGCCGGATTCAACGCCCGCAGCAGCGGTGACGAAGACGGGGTCTTTACGGCTCTGGAAGCCGCTAACCTCAACCTGTTTGGCACCCAGCTGGTCGTCCTCTCTGCCTGCGATACCGGCTTAGGTGACATTGCCAATGGCGAAGGGGTCTATGGTCTACGGCGGGCCTTTGCCATCGCCGGGGCCGAGACCCAGTTGATGAGCCTGTGGCAGGTGAGCGATACCGGCACCCAGAGTCTGATGGCGCGGTACTACGAGAAGTTAATGGCCGGTATGGGTCGTAGTGAAGCCCTGCGGGCGGTGCAGCTGGAGATGATCCGCGCAGGTGGACAATACAGTCGGCCCTACTACTGGGCCGCCTTCATCCTGGCGGGGGACTGGCGACCTTTAGAATAGGCCACAATCACTCGTAGATTACGCTGACTATGCCTTTGGCAGGCGACGCCTACGACGCCGCTCAGTCAGTGGCTCAGCCAGGCAAGATCTGGACTTCGTCAGCCAACACCGACAGTTCCACGCGATCGCCATATCCAATGCCCTCAATCTTCGGCATTAGAACCTCCAGATGATCCGGCCGCTGAACGTGCATCGGCTTCGTCTCCGGGTGAGGATAGTAGATCCAGCCGTCGAAGGTATTGCCGTTCCAGGTTAGACGGCAGCGCGAAAAGGAGAACGTTTCAGGATCGTGAGCATCCGTCCAGGCCATCTGCTCTAGCGTGATTTCCGGCTTCACTATGCGGACCTGATGAGGTGCTATCGCAACGTTCAGCGTCCCCAAAAAGTAAGGCCGCAGATCAACCCCCCGGGCCAAAAAATGGGGCCACTGCATTGCCAATGTCCCTCCTGGATAAGGACTCTGCTGCGACAGTCCCGAAGCGACTCTATATCCCTGAACGATGGTGCCCGCTAGGGTTTGCCACTGGCGCATCATGGCTCTCTTGTTCTATCTGCTGAGAAAGTTAGCGACTGAAACACTAGTATCGCTGTGGTCAACCTGAACTGGTTGAGATGCGAGGGCCCCTAAAGGCCGGTCTAGCCCCTTAGGGGCGGCTACGCCAATGACCATCGCAACGTCATCGGCTCACCTTCAGCGCTGCTACCCTGTGCGCTCTCGCCCCCCTGAAGGTAATCACTCACTTCATTTTTCCCAGGCTACACTGAAATTGCTGGATTACCTTGCTTCTGGGCATCCACTCATGACCTCCATTACCTTTGATGTTCCCCAGGATGTCTTCTCTGCGCTGAAGACCTCACCCGATGAATTTGCGGCTGAATTGCGTCTGGCCGCTGCGATTTTCTGGTATCAGAAAGGACAAATCTCCCAAGAAAAGGCGGCCCAAGTTGCCGGGCTGGATCGAAATTGGCCTGGGTCTATACCCATGCTGGAAGTGAAGCGATTATTGATGATCTAGCGGCACGGCGATGTGCAGCAGCTCTGGAGATTCCGGTGCGGGGAACGCTGGGCTTGGTGCTGGTGGCCAAGCGGCGGGGCGAAATTGCGTCGGCTCGAACGGTGTTGAATCAGTTGCGACAAGCGGGGATGTATCTGTCGGATGCGGTCATGAATCGGGCGTTGCGGCTGGTTGGCGAGTAGAGGACGCCAACCGTCAAAGCCTACAACTCGCCCTGGTTGGCCAAAGCACCCTCGTCACCTGCAAAGCAGTGGTACTGACTGTGCTGGCCGACTATGAAGCGGCTCTGGAGGCAGTGGGGCAGGCCCTTGCTCTGGAAGGAATGCTCAGCCACCGCCGATACCGGCAGTAAAAGTTTCTGATGCCAAGATGTTGAGGGCCCCGAGTTGAGTAGACACCACGGCGTCCTCTCCGGTCAGGGTGGCGACTTCCCGGTAGACGCCCTCCTGTAACACCAGCACTAGAATGGTTTCCGCCTGCGGATCAATAACCCAATATTCTGGGATGCCTAAGTCCTGATACTGCATTCGCTTGGCCACATAGTCTCGGTTCCGCTGCACTTCCCCCGGACTGACAATTTCCATCACCAGCAGCGGCGGCGCCATAGACAGGCGAATGGTGTTGCGTGCTTTCAGTTGGGCAATGTGTTCGTCACGAATTACCGTCAGGTCGGGGAAACGGTTGCGGGGCTCTCCCCGCACCTCTAACTCCAGGCCGTGGCCCCGCATCCGCCGATGACCTACCAGTGGCAACAGCAGGGCAAACAGCAGATTAGCAATTTCCACGTTGAAGCCGGATTCTGGGGGCACAGGAATTAACTCTCCATTAAACAGTTCATAGAGATTATCTGTGCCGTCATCGTAGGCCAGGTACTCTTCAAAACTCTGAAATCGTGGCTTCAGTTGAACCATCGACGATTCCCCGGGAGCGATTGGGTTCATTCTAGACCGACCTGGGGAAAGCCCCCTCGTATACGAAAGCTACTGCATCGGCACTAACAAGGCGATTCCTGGCTTGGCTATTGAGGTCATCTGCGGTCTGATGCCCTGGATGAGTTTCCTGAGACCTGTGGCTACGCGGAGCTCAGCTGCAGCGAAATGCTGCCTGACTTAGATATGGCGCTGTTAACGGCCTGTGTTCAAATCCCGAGTCCCTTAGCGGCAGCCCAAACATTCCATCAGGGGCTGCCAGCTCGGCCCCAATCGCCCCCAACCTCCGGTGAGGAAGAGCAGTCACGGCTGGATTGAGGCGGGTGCAGCAAAAAGGTGCGTGGATGCACCAATAAGCTGCACGGGACCACCAAAAAGGTGCGCGGGAGCAGCACAAGGATGAACGGATGCAGCACAAGGGTGGGCTGGCGGACTGCGGTGGTCATTTCGGGTAAGGGCGGCGCTACCTGAAATCCAGTTGCTCTCCCAGCATTGGGGGTTGGGGGGTCTACCTGGGAAGGATGGCCATGAGGTTCTCTCTATGGTGTCAGTAGAGATGGGGAGATGGGGAGATGAGGGAAAGTAGAATAGGAAAATGCCGGTGGATGTGGCGACTGGCGGTTCTCTATCAAGGGGTGACGGTGTCGGCAGCCTAGCCTTACTTAGGGCTTGGGGATCGTGTGCAGAGATGGGAGATGCGATCGCAATGGCACATTCAACACCGGGGGCTGCTG
This portion of the Halomicronema hongdechloris C2206 genome encodes:
- a CDS encoding UPF0175 family protein translates to MTSITFDVPQDVFSALKTSPDEFAAELRLAAAIFWYQKGQISQEKAAQVAGLDRNWPGSIPMLEVKRLLMI
- a CDS encoding Uma2 family endonuclease is translated as MVQLKPRFQSFEEYLAYDDGTDNLYELFNGELIPVPPESGFNVEIANLLFALLLPLVGHRRMRGHGLELEVRGEPRNRFPDLTVIRDEHIAQLKARNTIRLSMAPPLLVMEIVSPGEVQRNRDYVAKRMQYQDLGIPEYWVIDPQAETILVLVLQEGVYREVATLTGEDAVVSTQLGALNILASETFTAGIGGG
- a CDS encoding CHAT domain-containing protein, translated to MGSQASGMLAVLLVVMGAEFPVAATASEPAALIAQEPEPDATAPLERAEALNQQVIELYQAGRYQEAIPLAEEALAIRRQQLGERHPHVAASLNNLALLYEAQGRYGEAEPLYQESLAIRRQQLGERHPAVAQSLNNLALLYVAQGRYGEAEPLYQESLAIRRQQLGERHPDVASSLNNLAGLYVDQGRYGDAEPLYQESLAILHQQLGEHHPKVAASLNNLAVLYYAQGETTQAVRSFQAGLAIEEWHLEINLTTLTEAQRQDYAATLFGTTDAAISLSLQSAEAPPLGLTTLLRRKGRLLEAGSSSLQRLRQNLTPEDQTLLDNLIDVRQQLAALTFNPPENLPPEEYRSQLAALEQQDSDLSATLARRSAVFRVEAEPVEIAAVQAQIPADGVLVEYARYHPFDAKANPANRWGDPRYAAYLLFPNGRIEAIDLGDAAAIDTAVQAFTTLLQDPRADLRGDPATIITEIDPDRIETVTSTLQALVLDPIAPYLEGREHLLISPDSQLNRLPFEALQTDDGRYLVEQYQISYLNSGRDLLKFDVLDPSTAPAVILANPDYEQAAPRLRSGLDSVTGSYPSGVVGEAAPKELESRGERSSSGVERSSSGVETNRRSTDLSQLQVEPLPGTAAEAGAIQPLLPNATVLTEDQATENVLKTVQAPRILHIATHGFFLEDQPIPVAEESRGLSLAAADGLRALPRLTAPVENPLLRSGLALAGFNARSSGDEDGVFTALEAANLNLFGTQLVVLSACDTGLGDIANGEGVYGLRRAFAIAGAETQLMSLWQVSDTGTQSLMARYYEKLMAGMGRSEALRAVQLEMIRAGGQYSRPYYWAAFILAGDWRPLE